The Parus major isolate Abel chromosome Z, Parus_major1.1, whole genome shotgun sequence genome has a window encoding:
- the LOC117245613 gene encoding skin secretory protein xP2-like, whose product MSPSLFFPALYILNKMSHGLEWPFGHLGSPLLAVSPPGLPSTPSFPASVAVLETGLWLLGPRFHGVRGASAGETPAIPSARVRKWWKTGQTPACLQHFLPRLGSLCQGVCRAARRLAPAPQRRPPASDPGSDAAVCGRPSPRAPAAVEGGEGRQPLLAASPLLPLRRPGPVRPAALTPAAPRRRLPGAAPSPQPSFLRRQKPDTGTAPRSPCAERRLCPAAPERPGHAAAPIGAPLAAPRPHHAMCPAEPGGTHGLPLAPRPPRPSALPGQGPAGRQLPVPRRRARSVAAGGARRGAGPAEGAAGPGTLLRREGRAVWAPGAPLGAAGTRCSAPGAQRSGCAFLPLLGRHRG is encoded by the exons ATGtccccttccctcttcttccctgcACTTTATATCCTGAACAAGAtgtcacatggtctggaatGGCCCTTTGGTCACTTGGGGTCacctctcctggctgtgtctcctcccgGTCTGCCAAGCACCCCCAGCTTCCCTGCCAGCGTGGCAGT CCTGGAAactgggctctggctgctgggtcCGAGGTTCCATGGAGTACGGGGTGCTTCAGCCGGGGAAACCCCCGCCATCCCCTCCGCCCGCGTCAGAAAGTGGTGGAAAACGGGTCAAACTCCGGCGTGCCTCCAACACTTTCTCCCGCGGCTGGGGAGCCTCTGCCAGGGCGTGTGCCGGGCTGCGAGGCGCCTTGCCCCGGCCCCTCAGCGGAGACCACCGGCGTCAGACCCGGGAAGCGATGCTGCCGTGTGCGGGCGGCCCTCCCCAAGGGCTCCGGCCGCCGTGGAGGGCGGAGAGGGGCGGCAGCCCCTGTTGGCGGCCTcgcctctcctccctctccgccggcccggcccggtTCGTCCGGCCGCGTTAACCCCGGCGGCTCCGAGGCGGAGGCTcccgggagctgctccctccccacagccctcctTCCTCCGCCGGCAGAAACCAGACACCGGGACGGCCCCGCGCAGCCCTTGTGCGGAGCGGCGCCTGTGTCCGGCGGCGCCGGAGCGGCCCGGCCATGCCGCGGCCCCGATAGGCGCCCCGCTCGCAGCTCCCCGCCCGCACCATGCCATGTGTCCCGCGGAGCCGGGCGGCACGCATGGTCTCCCTCTGGCTCCTCGTCCTCCACGCCCAAGcgccctgcctgggcagggccCCGCCGGCCGGCAGCTCCCCGTTCCCCGACGGCGGGCAAGGTCAgtggcggcgggcggggcgcggcggggAGCGGGCCCTGCCGAGGGTGCAGCGGGCCCCGGGACGCTGCTGAGGCGGGAGGGACGGGCCGTGTGGGCCCCCGGTGCTCCCCTCGGCGCTGCCGGGACGCGCTGCTCCGCTCCCGGGGCACAGCGCTCCGGCTGCGCCTTCCTGCCGCTCCTGGGCAGGCATCGAGGTTGA
- the RXFP3 gene encoding relaxin-3 receptor 1, with translation MGEPCERGACSPAAGIKEGADAESWDTPLGFLESAQMDNGSNVSFLQFKTINLERADGMQGDSSDVVRIVISLVYSVVCALGLVGNLLVLYLMKSKQGWRKSSINLFVTSLAVTDFQFVLTLPFWAVENALDFNWLFGKAMCKIVSYVTAMNMYASVFFLTAMSVARYRSVASALKNQRRGDPLGGCCSAKWLCALIWLSAVLASLPHAIFSTTATVFDDVLCLVKFPEGRGSNAQFWLGLYHIQKVLLGFVVPLVIICLCYLLLVRFISDKHVGSTCSGSRIKRRSKVTRSVSIVVLSFFLCWLPNQALTTWGILIKLNIVPFSNEYFLSQVYIFPISVCLAHSNSCLNPILYCLMRREFRKALKSLLWRITSPSLTTMRPFTDTTKPEKEEQALHAVMPVHPAPAAARAAAVQAEVAYYPPGVVMYNSRYDLLPVGSMEHHC, from the coding sequence ATGGGCGAGCCCTGCGAGCGCGGTGCCTGCTCCCCAGCCGCTGGCATAAAGGAAGGAGCGGACGCGGAGTCCTGGGACACGCCGCTGGGTTTCCTGGAGAGCGCTCAGATGGACAACGGGAGCAACGTGTCCTTCTTGCAGTTCAAGACGATCAACCTGGAGCGAGCCGACGGGATGCAGGGGGACAGTTCCGACGTGGTGCGGATTGTCATCTCCCTGGTGTACTCCGTGGTGTGTGCCCTGGGACTGGTGGGCAACCTGCTGGTGCTCTACCTGATGAAAAGCAAGCAAGGCTGGAGGAAATCCTCCATCAACCTCTTTGTCACCAGCCTGGCAGTGACTGACTTCCAGTTTGTGCTGACCTTGCCATTCTGGGCAGTGGAGAACGCGCTGGACTTCAACTGGCTCTTTGGGAAGGCAATGTGTAAGATCGTCTCCTATGTGACAGCAATGAATATGTATGCCAGTGTATTCTTTCTCACTGCTATGAGTGTGGCTCGATACCGCTCTGTAGCTTCAGCCTTGAAAAATCAGCGTCGAGGTGACCCACtgggtggctgctgctctgccaagtGGCTTTGTGCGCTCATCTGGctgtcagctgtcctggcttcTCTGCCCCATGCCATTTTTTCCACCACTGCCACTGTATTTGATGATGTTCTCTGTCTTGTCAAGTTCCCAGAGGGCCGAGGCAGCAATGCCCAGTTCTGGCTGGGTCTGTACCACATCCagaaggtgctgctgggctttgtGGTGCCGCTAGTCATCATTTGTCTCTGCTACTTGCTCCTGGTGCGCTTCATCAGTGACAAGCATGTGGGCAGCACCTGCAGCGGCTCCAGAATCAAGCGCCGCTCAAAAGTGACTAGGTCAGTGTCCATCGTGGTGCTGTCTTTCTTCTTGTGCTGGCTGCCTAACCAAGCACTTACAACATGGGGGATACTCATCAAGCTCAATATAGTGCCCTTCAGTAACGAGTACTTTCTCTCCCAAGTGTACATCTTCCCCATCAGCGTGTGCCTGGCACACTCCAACAGCTGCCTCAATCCCATCCTCTACTGCCTCATGCGCAGGGAGTTCCGCAAGGCACTGAAGAGCCTCCTCTGGAGGATCACCTCACCTTCCCTCACCACCATGCGCCCTTTCACTGACACCACCAAGCCTGAGAAGGAGGAGCAAGCCCTGCATGCCGTGATGCCTGTCcaccctgcccctgctgctgcccgtGCTGCAGCTGTCCAGGCAGAGGTGGCCTATTACCCCCCCGGGGTGGTGATGTACAACAGCCGCTACGACCTGCTGCCTGTTGGCTCCATGGAGCATCACTGCTGA